One Pseudorhodoplanes sinuspersici DNA segment encodes these proteins:
- a CDS encoding GDP-mannose 4,6-dehydratase — protein MGVFWQDKSVLVTGATGFLGGWLVHELLERGAKVAALVRRDKKDSQLFLRGLDRRVALIVGDVCDKKLLEDTIDRHRIDVIFHTAMAGGGVQATLADPIGCLRSTVESTWHLLDIIRQQRPECVMVVCSSDKAYGSLELPYRETQPLEPRHPQEVAKASQDLLTQSFGKVYGMNVAVTRCANFFGPYDFNFTRIIPYISRCCALGEQPELRSNGRFVRDFLGIEEAAHAHLMLAERLSSRPELRGEVFNFSHEVQMSVIDIVDDILEIARCRQKPTIANTITHEIPSMFLSCDKARKTLNWTPLRSFEKGLRDTVNWYLQWFRPDKRSATLLAMSALCF, from the coding sequence ATGGGTGTTTTCTGGCAAGACAAATCGGTTTTGGTGACGGGCGCCACTGGCTTTCTGGGTGGCTGGCTCGTTCACGAGTTGCTTGAGCGCGGCGCAAAGGTTGCGGCGCTCGTGCGGCGCGACAAAAAAGATTCTCAGTTGTTCCTGCGCGGGCTTGATCGGCGCGTCGCGCTGATCGTTGGCGATGTGTGCGACAAAAAGCTGCTTGAGGACACAATCGATCGCCACCGTATCGATGTGATCTTTCATACCGCCATGGCCGGTGGAGGCGTGCAGGCAACCCTTGCGGATCCGATCGGATGCTTGCGCTCGACTGTCGAGAGCACCTGGCACTTGCTCGATATCATCCGGCAACAGCGTCCCGAATGTGTCATGGTGGTGTGCTCGTCCGACAAGGCCTACGGCTCTCTGGAATTACCCTACCGGGAGACACAGCCGCTTGAGCCCCGGCATCCACAGGAGGTGGCCAAAGCATCCCAGGATCTGCTGACCCAAAGCTTCGGCAAGGTCTATGGTATGAATGTTGCGGTGACACGCTGCGCAAATTTCTTTGGCCCTTACGATTTTAATTTCACGCGCATCATTCCTTATATCTCCAGATGTTGTGCTCTTGGAGAGCAGCCGGAGCTCCGTTCCAACGGACGTTTCGTTCGAGATTTTCTTGGCATCGAAGAGGCGGCTCATGCGCACCTCATGTTGGCGGAGCGGCTTTCAAGCAGGCCGGAGCTGCGAGGTGAGGTATTCAATTTCTCCCATGAAGTGCAAATGTCAGTTATCGACATCGTCGATGATATTCTTGAAATTGCGCGGTGCCGGCAAAAACCAACGATCGCCAACACCATCACGCACGAAATACCATCCATGTTCTTGTCTTGCGACAAGGCCCGGAAAACGCTCAATTGGACGCCGCTACGCAGCTTTGAAAAAGGGCTGCGTGATACCGTGAACTGGTATTTGCAATGGTTTCGTCCGGATAAGCGCTCTGCGACACTCCTGGCGATGTCGGCTTTATGCTTCTGA
- a CDS encoding PsiF family protein, whose amino-acid sequence MEKKMKTWSILVATAVFTLAVGPASAAPSTQRSAASIECSKEADAKGLHGKKRKEFREKCKYDLKKTGGMSTDGMGRRDSQPRDSRGRFTSEDSRQLWGRDSQKGFGRSQ is encoded by the coding sequence ATGGAGAAGAAGATGAAGACGTGGTCCATACTCGTGGCGACGGCAGTGTTCACACTTGCAGTCGGTCCGGCCTCCGCTGCGCCATCGACCCAGCGCAGCGCCGCATCGATTGAGTGTTCGAAGGAGGCGGATGCGAAAGGCTTGCATGGCAAGAAGCGCAAGGAATTCCGGGAAAAGTGCAAGTATGATCTCAAAAAAACTGGCGGCATGAGCACTGACGGAATGGGTCGCCGGGACAGCCAGCCCCGGGATAGCCGTGGCCGCTTCACCAGCGAAGATAGCCGCCAGCTCTGGGGGCGGGACAGCCAAAAAGGCTTTGGCCGGAGTCAGTAA
- a CDS encoding DUF2218 domain-containing protein — translation MNTTTTHRVRSIAEVVTPVPARYLAQLCKHFQHKLDVAFDSQSGHIVFPLGDCRLTAGDSTLTLSAEADDQEKLAKLQDVVARHLVRFAFREEMQIDWRAA, via the coding sequence ATGAATACCACGACCACGCATCGCGTGCGGAGCATCGCCGAGGTCGTAACGCCGGTCCCTGCGCGCTACCTCGCCCAGCTCTGCAAGCATTTTCAACACAAGCTCGATGTCGCGTTCGACAGCCAGTCAGGACACATCGTGTTCCCGTTAGGCGATTGCCGCCTCACGGCCGGCGACAGCACACTGACATTGTCTGCGGAGGCCGACGATCAGGAGAAACTCGCAAAGTTGCAGGATGTCGTCGCGCGGCATCTCGTTCGTTTTGCATTTCGCGAGGAGATGCAGATCGACTGGCGCGCGGCCTGA
- a CDS encoding PadR family transcriptional regulator, whose amino-acid sequence MKHRHRGGPGREFSHSQHSDQDAGDERHPHRRGRHAGLREGGGRHGRRLFDYGELRLLVLAMIAEEPRHGYELMRAIEERMGGSYSPSPGVIYPTLSWIEDMGYAVVETEDSGRKRYRVTPEGEASIAANKPAIDALFARIGMAGKGRREGVPAPIIRAMENLKLALRLRLRNGPVDQADAARIAEAIDEAAQKVERSA is encoded by the coding sequence ATGAAACACAGACACAGAGGCGGCCCAGGCCGCGAATTCAGCCATTCCCAACACTCAGACCAAGACGCAGGCGACGAGCGTCATCCTCATCGCCGCGGCCGCCATGCCGGCCTCCGGGAGGGCGGCGGCCGGCACGGCCGGCGGCTTTTCGATTATGGCGAGCTTCGGTTGCTGGTTCTGGCGATGATCGCCGAAGAGCCGCGCCACGGCTACGAACTGATGCGCGCGATCGAAGAGCGCATGGGCGGCAGCTACAGTCCAAGTCCCGGCGTCATCTACCCGACCCTCTCCTGGATCGAAGACATGGGCTATGCCGTGGTCGAAACCGAAGACTCAGGCCGCAAGCGTTACCGCGTGACGCCGGAAGGCGAAGCGTCCATTGCCGCCAACAAACCCGCCATCGATGCCTTGTTCGCGCGGATCGGCATGGCCGGCAAAGGCCGCCGCGAAGGCGTGCCGGCGCCGATCATCCGGGCGATGGAAAATCTGAAACTCGCGCTGCGCCTCCGGCTCAGGAACGGGCCGGTGGATCAGGCGGATGCCGCACGCATTGCCGAAGCGATCGACGAAGCGGCGCAGAAGGTGGAGCGCAGCGCATGA
- a CDS encoding YjgN family protein, translated as MHMPMPASVPSVPPRQPSAPQGVTFTGERPEFRKMLTRGSWLELITLGFYRFWLATDMRRHLWSHTSVGGDTAEYTGTAKELLIGFLVALAILVPIYLIYFFIGLEAERYQAFASIPLIAFFYLFSHFAMYRARRYRLTRTIWRGVRFWMGGSGWSYAWRAALWGAFTVVTLGLALPWRNAALERFKMRHTAYGDLQGSFEGTGGSFFKQGWWLWLLAWPAAFMIVPLPFIYAMYKAIEWRWWMSGLRLGAVKFENDLDIGDLLGVYWKLVGWMVLFAALLGVWFGAVFGIGMATVAPSAGSTELKMAMVTAHPAILVALGLGYLLMAIGFNIVMRLYLMRDIWAKVAGTTVVHHLEAADNVTAQGDAVNALGEGFADSLDVGGF; from the coding sequence ATGCATATGCCTATGCCAGCCTCCGTTCCGTCGGTTCCTCCGCGGCAGCCATCGGCGCCACAGGGCGTCACCTTCACTGGCGAGCGCCCCGAATTCCGCAAGATGCTGACCCGCGGCTCGTGGCTCGAGCTGATCACGCTTGGCTTCTATCGCTTCTGGCTCGCTACCGACATGCGCCGGCATCTGTGGTCGCACACATCGGTTGGCGGCGACACGGCGGAATATACCGGCACGGCGAAGGAACTGCTGATCGGCTTCCTGGTGGCGCTGGCGATCCTCGTGCCGATCTATCTGATCTATTTCTTCATCGGCCTGGAAGCCGAACGCTACCAGGCCTTCGCCTCCATTCCGCTGATCGCCTTCTTCTATCTGTTCTCGCATTTCGCGATGTACCGCGCGCGGCGCTATCGCCTGACCCGCACCATTTGGCGCGGCGTGCGCTTCTGGATGGGCGGTTCCGGCTGGAGCTATGCCTGGCGTGCGGCGTTGTGGGGCGCGTTCACGGTCGTGACACTGGGTCTCGCCTTGCCGTGGCGCAATGCGGCGCTTGAACGCTTCAAGATGCGCCACACAGCCTATGGCGATCTGCAGGGCTCGTTCGAAGGCACCGGCGGCAGCTTCTTCAAACAGGGCTGGTGGCTGTGGCTGCTCGCCTGGCCGGCGGCGTTCATGATTGTCCCGTTGCCGTTCATCTATGCGATGTACAAGGCGATCGAGTGGCGCTGGTGGATGTCGGGCCTTCGCCTCGGCGCGGTGAAATTCGAGAATGATCTCGATATCGGCGATCTGCTCGGCGTTTACTGGAAGCTCGTCGGCTGGATGGTGCTGTTCGCCGCGCTGCTCGGCGTGTGGTTCGGTGCGGTGTTCGGCATCGGCATGGCGACAGTTGCGCCGTCCGCCGGTTCGACCGAACTCAAGATGGCGATGGTCACCGCTCACCCGGCGATCCTCGTTGCGCTTGGCTTGGGTTATCTTCTGATGGCGATCGGCTTCAACATCGTCATGCGCCTTTATCTGATGCGCGATATCTGGGCGAAGGTGGCCGGGACGACCGTGGTGCATCACCTCGAGGCCGCCGATAATGTCACCGCCCAGGGCGATGCGGTGAATGCGCTTGGCGAAGGTTTTGCGGATAGTCTTGATGTCGGCGGTTTCTGA
- a CDS encoding cold-shock protein yields the protein MQTGTVKWFNGTKGFGFIQPDDGGQDVFVHISAVERAGLSGLNEGQKVSFEVRADRKTGKSSADNLRAA from the coding sequence ATGCAGACGGGAACCGTGAAGTGGTTCAACGGCACCAAAGGTTTCGGATTCATTCAGCCGGATGACGGCGGTCAGGACGTTTTCGTGCACATCAGTGCCGTCGAACGTGCCGGCTTGTCGGGACTGAATGAAGGCCAGAAGGTCTCCTTCGAAGTCCGTGCCGACCGCAAGACTGGCAAGTCTTCGGCCGACAACCTGCGCGCCGCATAA
- a CDS encoding M48 family metallopeptidase, translated as MSAVSDHMPDGARGDAALPPPENDVAAVFYDGSSNRKRRVDLQFNTQLDIVEDGSVIASWPYADIRQVDSTRAMRLSSVSAPALARLEIEDKATAGRIAALCPSLDAAQSGKQTGRIVAWSLAAACSIILVTVFGIPLIADRMAPLVPFAIEQRMGEAVDRQARAILGGRECTDPQGQAAFTKLVTKLKDASGFDTPLDAHVLSSSIPNAFALPGGKVYLLDGLLAKARDVDEVAGVLAHELGHAHNRDGLRKMIQTGGSSFLIGLLFGDVMGGGAVLFAARSILDASYSRDAETRADDFAIHGMHALGRSPEPLGELLVRMTGGSRVATIIDSHPVSAERLERMKKDARPVTGAPILTGEEWKALKDICKAERGHTSAGARPPRRTANQEKDKAAKEGR; from the coding sequence ATGTCGGCGGTTTCTGATCATATGCCCGATGGCGCACGCGGCGACGCCGCTCTGCCGCCACCGGAAAACGATGTCGCCGCCGTGTTCTACGACGGCAGCTCCAACCGCAAGCGGCGCGTCGATCTGCAATTCAACACGCAGCTCGATATCGTCGAAGACGGCAGTGTCATTGCCTCCTGGCCTTATGCCGATATCCGGCAGGTCGATTCCACGCGGGCGATGCGATTGAGTTCGGTCTCGGCGCCGGCGCTGGCGCGGCTGGAGATCGAGGACAAGGCCACGGCTGGCCGCATTGCTGCGCTGTGTCCCTCGCTTGATGCCGCGCAATCGGGCAAGCAGACCGGCCGCATCGTCGCCTGGTCGCTGGCGGCGGCGTGTTCGATCATTCTGGTCACCGTGTTCGGCATTCCGTTGATTGCCGATCGCATGGCGCCGCTTGTTCCGTTCGCAATCGAACAGCGGATGGGGGAGGCGGTGGACCGGCAGGCGCGCGCCATTCTCGGCGGCAGGGAATGCACCGACCCGCAAGGGCAGGCGGCGTTCACCAAGCTGGTAACCAAGCTGAAGGACGCGAGCGGTTTCGATACGCCGCTCGACGCGCATGTGTTGTCATCGTCCATTCCCAACGCCTTCGCGCTGCCCGGCGGCAAGGTGTATCTGCTGGACGGTTTGCTGGCCAAGGCGCGCGATGTCGATGAAGTCGCCGGCGTGCTGGCGCATGAGCTCGGCCACGCGCACAATCGCGACGGCCTGCGCAAGATGATCCAGACCGGCGGCTCGTCGTTCCTGATCGGCCTTTTGTTCGGCGATGTGATGGGCGGTGGCGCGGTGCTGTTTGCCGCGCGCTCGATCCTCGATGCGTCCTATTCGCGCGATGCCGAGACGCGGGCGGACGATTTCGCCATCCACGGCATGCATGCGCTCGGCCGCTCGCCCGAACCGCTCGGCGAATTGCTGGTGCGGATGACCGGCGGCAGCCGGGTCGCGACCATCATCGACAGTCATCCGGTCAGCGCCGAGCGGCTGGAGCGGATGAAAAAGGACGCTCGCCCGGTCACCGGCGCGCCGATCCTGACCGGAGAGGAGTGGAAGGCGCTGAAGGACATCTGCAAGGCGGAGCGTGGACATACCAGCGCCGGTGCCCGGCCGCCCCGCAGGACGGCTAATCAGGAGAAGGATAAGGCCGCGAAGGAGGGCAGGTGA
- a CDS encoding RluA family pseudouridine synthase, whose translation MTEEQVETVQVGAEQSGDRLDRMLASGLPALSRTRLKALILDGAVTAGGRTILDPGYRVKSGELLQVHVPPPEPAEPEGENIPLSILYEDDELIVIDKPAGLVVHPAAGHQTGTLVNALIAHCGASLSGIGGVMRPGIVHRLDKDTSGVMVVAKTDRAHKALSEQFADHGRTGPLERAYLAFAWGVPERPRGTIEAPIDRHPHSRDKMAVRGSGREAITHWDVREKYAGADGKPVASLIECRLETGRTHQIRVHLAHIGHPILGDETYATGFKTKAARLPLPAQDALEGLGRQALHAYLLAFQHPQSGKIEQFRSELPIPLARLRNSLSGR comes from the coding sequence ATGACGGAAGAACAGGTTGAGACGGTGCAGGTCGGGGCGGAGCAATCCGGCGACCGGCTCGACCGCATGCTTGCCTCCGGGCTCCCGGCCCTGTCGCGTACGCGGCTGAAGGCGCTGATCCTGGATGGCGCCGTGACGGCCGGCGGCCGCACCATCCTTGATCCGGGGTATCGCGTCAAATCCGGCGAACTGCTGCAGGTTCATGTGCCGCCGCCGGAACCAGCCGAGCCCGAAGGCGAGAACATCCCGCTCTCGATCTTGTATGAAGACGACGAGTTGATCGTGATCGACAAGCCGGCCGGCCTCGTGGTCCATCCGGCCGCGGGGCATCAGACCGGCACGTTGGTGAATGCGCTGATTGCCCATTGCGGGGCATCGCTGTCGGGCATCGGCGGGGTGATGCGGCCAGGCATCGTGCACCGTCTGGATAAGGACACCTCGGGGGTGATGGTGGTGGCCAAGACCGACCGCGCCCATAAGGCCTTGTCGGAGCAATTCGCCGATCATGGCCGCACCGGCCCCTTGGAGCGTGCCTATCTCGCTTTCGCCTGGGGCGTCCCGGAGCGGCCTCGCGGCACGATCGAGGCGCCGATCGACCGGCACCCCCACTCCCGCGACAAAATGGCAGTGCGCGGCAGCGGCCGCGAGGCCATCACCCATTGGGACGTCAGGGAGAAATATGCCGGCGCCGACGGCAAACCGGTGGCCAGCCTGATCGAATGCCGGCTGGAGACCGGCCGGACGCACCAGATCCGAGTGCATCTGGCGCATATCGGCCATCCGATTCTCGGCGACGAAACTTACGCGACTGGCTTTAAAACCAAGGCCGCCCGGCTTCCATTACCTGCGCAGGACGCTTTGGAGGGGCTTGGAAGACAGGCTCTTCATGCTTACTTGCTGGCTTTCCAACACCCACAATCGGGCAAGATCGAGCAATTCCGGTCGGAACTGCCGATCCCACTCGCCCGTTTGCGTAATAGCTTGTCAGGCAGGTAA
- a CDS encoding transporter substrate-binding domain-containing protein: protein MKRLPFLFVLAFFVTGGRADAQPTPQNIPTPQIVKVGVYVSPPFVLKNDDGYSGMAVELWQKATADLSVVSEYQEFPNTADLMGAVADGRVHAAVTNLTITKARAQTVDFTQPWFDSGLRVMVHSDARGSMMALWEGLREAGHLANFAWIAAIMLVATALMTIFDRKLDAEFPKRWREGLAENLYHVISLATTGEASRKNLFGWVGRIGEAMWLLCSVAVIAYVASSITSVMTASHISNQIKSVADLQGRIVGVRAGSVAEDYLQTFKLRRRPFNHINEAAEALVKREIAAVVDDSSILEYFTHTHPHLPLDVVGNTFRSEKYGFAFTAGSALTKPVSLRIIGLQENGEVEKLKARYFGFKP, encoded by the coding sequence ATGAAACGTTTGCCGTTTCTATTTGTCCTGGCATTCTTTGTGACTGGGGGACGAGCCGACGCACAGCCAACTCCGCAGAATATTCCAACGCCGCAGATCGTTAAGGTCGGTGTGTATGTCAGCCCGCCCTTCGTCCTGAAGAACGACGATGGCTATTCGGGAATGGCGGTAGAGCTTTGGCAAAAGGCCACTGCCGATTTGAGCGTCGTTTCAGAATATCAGGAGTTTCCGAACACGGCCGATCTCATGGGCGCCGTAGCAGACGGCAGGGTCCATGCCGCGGTGACAAACCTCACGATCACAAAAGCCCGCGCACAGACCGTCGATTTCACACAGCCCTGGTTCGATTCCGGTTTAAGGGTGATGGTCCATTCCGATGCGCGCGGGAGCATGATGGCTCTATGGGAAGGGCTGAGGGAGGCTGGGCATCTTGCGAATTTTGCCTGGATCGCGGCCATCATGCTGGTGGCGACGGCGCTGATGACGATCTTTGATCGAAAGCTGGATGCCGAGTTTCCTAAACGGTGGCGCGAGGGGCTCGCAGAAAATCTTTATCACGTCATTTCTCTTGCGACCACAGGCGAGGCGTCCCGCAAAAATCTGTTCGGCTGGGTAGGGCGAATTGGAGAGGCCATGTGGCTTCTGTGCAGCGTTGCTGTGATCGCGTATGTCGCCTCCTCGATCACGAGCGTCATGACGGCGTCCCACATCTCGAACCAGATCAAGAGTGTCGCCGATCTGCAAGGCAGGATTGTGGGTGTGCGCGCGGGAAGCGTGGCCGAAGACTATCTGCAAACCTTCAAGCTCAGAAGGAGGCCCTTCAATCACATCAATGAGGCGGCAGAGGCGCTGGTGAAGCGCGAGATAGCGGCCGTCGTGGATGACAGTTCAATTCTGGAGTATTTCACCCATACGCATCCGCACCTGCCACTGGATGTCGTTGGCAATACATTTCGATCCGAGAAATACGGTTTTGCTTTCACCGCCGGAAGCGCGCTGACCAAACCGGTCTCTCTAAGGATTATCGGGCTTCAGGAAAATGGGGAGGTCGAAAAACTGAAAGCACGGTATTTCGGTTTCAAGCCTTGA
- a CDS encoding RHS repeat-associated core domain-containing protein, translating to MRVDFSDETTYTRYFHKDHLGSIATITNETGVVVERLSYDAFGKRRHPNGTDDPAGAITSQTTRSYTGHEMLSDVGLVNMNARLYDPYIGRVTTADTIVPDAANSQAWNRYSYVINNPLKYTDPTGHEFNGPGPHPLPIIDVSSGGNPFSFTYGDLFVYGFGTGCYCSGIHFGNVYGFSGGPDGSGGVYLSGNNYTTRLSSVTAASSLQNNAPHVPGVKSGKTVNNTAHSPATDAAPGGAGAAVNGNAYRYVSGGTGQALLQGTLDLVPGAHYAGLAQQEFWAGNYGSAAIYGTVSIADAALGVATLGLSTRAGAGVRAAESAASRGLSGLGGVLTSETNAVGGKVVTSVGLINQNDIAPFVNSGLYRGNVNILSGVHGEITGAMAVDVSLFRADVARFGNLPGVTVYNLPELSPGQIKNLLNGPGTTIGAFCNSGACLAPYR from the coding sequence ATGCGCGTCGACTTCAGCGACGAGACCACCTATACGCGCTACTTCCACAAGGATCATCTCGGCTCGATCGCCACCATCACCAACGAGACTGGTGTGGTCGTCGAGCGGCTATCCTACGATGCCTTCGGCAAGCGGCGGCATCCGAACGGCACCGACGATCCGGCCGGCGCCATCACCAGCCAGACGACGCGCAGCTACACCGGGCACGAGATGCTGTCCGATGTCGGCCTCGTGAACATGAATGCGCGGCTCTACGATCCGTATATCGGCCGCGTCACCACGGCCGACACCATTGTGCCCGACGCTGCCAACAGCCAGGCCTGGAACCGCTACAGCTACGTCATCAACAACCCGCTGAAATATACAGATCCGACGGGGCATGAGTTTAATGGCCCTGGGCCTCACCCTCTTCCCATAATAGATGTGAGTAGTGGTGGTAATCCCTTTAGCTTCACCTATGGCGATCTGTTCGTCTACGGATTTGGCACCGGGTGTTATTGCAGCGGGATCCACTTCGGTAATGTGTATGGATTTTCCGGAGGTCCTGATGGATCAGGCGGCGTCTATCTCTCCGGAAACAACTATACCACGCGCCTGAGCTCCGTAACGGCAGCTTCGTCGTTGCAAAACAATGCGCCACACGTGCCGGGTGTGAAGAGCGGCAAGACTGTCAACAATACAGCCCATAGTCCGGCGACAGATGCAGCGCCGGGAGGAGCGGGGGCGGCCGTCAACGGCAATGCTTATCGGTATGTCAGCGGAGGGACAGGCCAAGCCCTGTTGCAAGGCACGCTCGATCTTGTTCCGGGTGCGCATTATGCTGGATTGGCGCAGCAGGAGTTCTGGGCTGGTAACTATGGTAGCGCGGCGATATATGGCACTGTTTCGATTGCCGATGCAGCGCTTGGAGTCGCTACGCTTGGGCTAAGTACACGCGCTGGTGCTGGCGTCAGAGCCGCTGAGAGTGCAGCATCACGCGGGCTAAGCGGTCTCGGAGGCGTCCTTACTTCGGAAACCAATGCTGTCGGAGGGAAAGTCGTAACTTCGGTAGGTCTTATTAATCAGAATGACATTGCTCCCTTTGTTAATAGCGGGCTGTATAGAGGCAATGTTAATATTCTAAGTGGTGTCCATGGCGAGATAACTGGAGCAATGGCAGTGGATGTAAGCCTTTTCCGAGCAGATGTTGCTCGGTTCGGAAATCTGCCCGGCGTGACAGTCTATAATCTCCCCGAGCTATCGCCAGGGCAGATCAAAAATCTTCTGAATGGTCCCGGAACGACAATTGGAGCTTTCTGCAATAGTGGGGCTTGTCTTGCGCCATATCGCTAG
- a CDS encoding GntR family transcriptional regulator, translating into MPDHGISVSRFSTRPLYLQARDAIAQRIAAGEWKPHVAIPNENELARTFGVSPGTMRKALDLAEAERLLTRRQGRGTFVNDPSSGEQRERYNSIRGRDGKRICGDVEVLNLLETTVNERECLRLRLRLRERVIRIRRLRLTDGKPYMLEDVAMPAKLFPNLTTHQDASQRFVVLAQQFGVLLGKGEERLAIGAAAPDVAAALQVEEGATVMRLDRVIYTLEGKPAEWRLGQCLMEGRHYLAELN; encoded by the coding sequence ATGCCCGATCATGGAATTTCGGTCAGTCGGTTCTCGACCCGCCCGCTGTATCTTCAGGCCCGTGACGCCATTGCGCAGCGCATCGCCGCCGGCGAGTGGAAGCCGCACGTGGCCATTCCGAACGAAAACGAGCTGGCACGCACGTTCGGCGTCAGTCCCGGAACGATGCGCAAGGCCCTGGACCTGGCGGAAGCAGAGCGCTTGCTGACTCGCCGCCAGGGCCGCGGCACGTTCGTCAATGATCCATCGTCCGGCGAGCAGCGGGAGCGTTACAACAGCATCCGGGGCCGTGACGGCAAGCGGATCTGTGGAGACGTGGAGGTGCTGAACCTTCTCGAGACCACGGTGAATGAGCGCGAGTGCCTGCGCTTGCGCCTGCGTCTGCGCGAACGGGTGATCCGTATCCGCCGCCTGCGGTTGACGGATGGCAAGCCCTATATGCTCGAGGATGTAGCGATGCCTGCGAAGCTGTTCCCTAACCTGACGACGCATCAGGACGCCTCCCAGCGTTTCGTAGTGCTGGCGCAGCAATTCGGCGTGTTGCTCGGTAAAGGCGAGGAGCGGCTGGCCATCGGCGCCGCGGCGCCCGATGTGGCGGCGGCGCTGCAGGTTGAGGAGGGGGCCACGGTCATGCGGCTCGATCGCGTGATCTACACCCTCGAAGGCAAGCCCGCAGAATGGCGCCTCGGACAATGCCTGATGGAAGGCCGGCACTATCTGGCGGAACTGAACTAG